A genomic region of Planktothrix serta PCC 8927 contains the following coding sequences:
- a CDS encoding acyltransferase family protein: MSSTVNPPQKQRLDWIDQTKGLAILGILFFHFFQNYPDKLHLVSLLDRNGAKIGYAAVDIFFVMAGFNTSYILAAAAQKYHLPEITTNWKSWLLKRLDRIYPTYFIAVVCSLFLYFIFGHEYPIKSPLGFILSCLGLAGYQWQSINPGFWFFTVILELYLLTPLIFLGCKSKPKSILILGIIVGVIAKIFGFYLLVIQSKWFGFFLGNNIFLSYFFQYCVGLYWGIIYYQNQNRFRLQDFTRSVLAFGIGLIFYLYLALTKVDIVYMLGFDILFTPLMFLGCYRLFQGLNRYKGNLFYGLSLLSGMGIYSYQIYLIHQPLFFVILPVFNRFLSLNPYLKIIISIIGISILLSIYLMGFIRLEQWIRKTIQKQFKPSF, from the coding sequence ATGTCTAGTACAGTAAATCCCCCTCAAAAACAGCGTTTAGACTGGATTGATCAAACCAAAGGTTTAGCCATTTTAGGTATTCTTTTCTTTCACTTTTTTCAAAATTATCCCGACAAACTGCATCTTGTTTCTCTATTAGACCGAAATGGAGCAAAAATTGGCTATGCCGCCGTTGATATCTTTTTTGTCATGGCTGGATTTAATACCAGCTACATTCTCGCGGCGGCTGCCCAAAAGTATCATTTACCGGAAATTACGACAAACTGGAAATCTTGGCTTTTAAAACGATTAGATAGAATTTATCCGACTTACTTTATAGCTGTTGTTTGTAGTTTATTTCTCTACTTTATTTTTGGACATGAATACCCGATTAAATCTCCCCTGGGATTTATCCTCAGTTGTCTAGGGTTAGCAGGTTATCAATGGCAATCTATCAACCCCGGATTTTGGTTTTTCACCGTTATTTTAGAATTATATTTGCTGACCCCTTTAATTTTTTTGGGTTGTAAAAGTAAACCTAAATCAATTTTGATTCTAGGAATTATTGTTGGCGTTATTGCTAAGATTTTTGGATTTTATCTCTTAGTAATTCAATCTAAATGGTTTGGGTTCTTCTTGGGAAATAATATTTTCCTAAGTTACTTCTTTCAATATTGTGTAGGATTATATTGGGGAATTATTTACTACCAAAATCAAAACCGTTTTAGGCTTCAAGATTTTACCCGTTCAGTTCTTGCTTTTGGAATCGGATTAATTTTTTATCTTTATCTGGCATTGACGAAGGTTGATATTGTTTATATGCTAGGATTTGATATTCTGTTTACTCCCCTAATGTTTTTAGGGTGTTATAGGTTGTTTCAAGGGTTAAACCGATATAAAGGAAATTTATTCTATGGATTAAGCCTGTTATCAGGAATGGGAATTTATTCCTATCAGATTTATCTGATTCATCAGCCCCTTTTCTTTGTTATTCTTCCAGTTTTTAATCGCTTTCTAAGTTTAAATCCCTATCTAAAAATTATAATTTCTATCATCGGGATTAGCATCTTACTCAGTATTTATCTAATGGGGTTTATTCGTTTAGAACAGTGGATCAGGAAAACAATTCAAAAACAATTCAAACCTTCATTTTAG
- the psb28 gene encoding photosystem II reaction center protein Psb28 yields the protein MVAKIQFSKGIDEEAIPDVRLTRSRDGSQGTATFYFQKPKALADDATADITGMYMIDDEGEIITREVKAKFVNGRPTEIEAIHLMRSPEEWERFMRFMERYAEVNGLEFSKS from the coding sequence ATGGTAGCTAAAATTCAGTTTTCAAAAGGTATTGATGAAGAAGCAATTCCTGATGTTCGCCTCACTCGTTCACGAGATGGTAGTCAAGGAACAGCAACATTTTATTTTCAGAAACCTAAAGCCTTAGCTGATGATGCAACGGCAGATATCACGGGAATGTATATGATTGATGATGAAGGAGAAATCATAACCCGTGAGGTTAAAGCTAAGTTTGTGAATGGAAGACCAACGGAAATTGAAGCCATTCATTTAATGAGATCTCCTGAAGAATGGGAGCGTTTCATGAGGTTTATGGAACGTTATGCAGAAGTCAATGGATTAGAATTCTCTAAATCCTAA
- the clpS gene encoding ATP-dependent Clp protease adapter ClpS — protein MTSSPTLAPTRSSQTVNQPYPNYKVIVLDDDFNTFQHVANCLMKYIPGMSSDLAWELTNQVHYEGQATVWVGPQEQAELYHQQLSREGLTMAPLEKA, from the coding sequence ATGACAAGTTCACCCACTCTTGCACCGACTCGCTCTAGCCAAACCGTTAATCAACCTTATCCCAATTATAAAGTAATTGTGTTAGATGATGATTTTAATACCTTTCAGCACGTTGCTAATTGTTTGATGAAATATATTCCCGGAATGAGCAGTGATCTGGCTTGGGAATTAACCAATCAAGTCCATTATGAAGGACAAGCGACCGTTTGGGTTGGCCCCCAAGAACAAGCTGAACTCTATCATCAACAATTAAGTCGAGAAGGGTTAACAATGGCACCTTTAGAAAAGGCTTAA
- a CDS encoding L,D-transpeptidase: MVTEGSTERSLKPISLVKTNSAMVRKEGFLKYLTTVVLGTTVFLGAVPKRMIAVSVHPQNPIPLAPSPVKLLTPRTPKFATSTLFPPSKQPIPNTIEVNLQLVIKLNQRRVYVYQNQHLQTSYPIAVGREGWETPVGQYQVISMISHPTWEHPLTGDIIPPGPDNPLGERWIGFWTDGKNSIGFHGTPNTETVGQAASHGCIRMFNQDVLTLFEMVKIGTPVIVEP, encoded by the coding sequence ATGGTTACTGAGGGTTCAACTGAGCGTAGCCTTAAACCCATTTCTTTGGTCAAGACAAACAGTGCAATGGTTAGAAAAGAAGGTTTTCTGAAATATTTAACAACCGTTGTCTTGGGGACAACTGTATTTTTAGGAGCAGTCCCAAAACGGATGATTGCGGTATCTGTTCATCCCCAAAATCCGATTCCCCTGGCTCCATCCCCGGTTAAATTATTAACCCCCAGAACCCCTAAATTTGCAACTTCTACCTTATTCCCCCCATCAAAACAGCCAATTCCTAACACCATTGAAGTTAATTTACAACTGGTAATTAAATTAAATCAACGTCGTGTTTATGTCTATCAAAATCAACACCTCCAAACCAGTTATCCGATCGCCGTTGGTCGAGAAGGTTGGGAAACTCCTGTCGGTCAATATCAAGTGATTTCAATGATTTCCCATCCCACTTGGGAACATCCCCTCACCGGAGATATTATTCCTCCAGGGCCAGATAATCCCTTGGGTGAGCGTTGGATTGGGTTTTGGACAGATGGAAAAAACTCTATTGGGTTTCATGGAACTCCTAACACCGAAACCGTTGGACAAGCAGCATCTCACGGCTGTATTCGGATGTTTAATCAAGATGTTCTGACTCTATTTGAGATGGTGAAAATTGGCACCCCTGTCATCGTCGAACCTTAA
- a CDS encoding MBL fold metallo-hydrolase: MYFTWLDSNSWLLEISGKNILIDPWLVGALTFGNLNWLFKGERRNPRPIPQKIDLILLSQGLEDHAHPETLKQLNKNIPVVGSPNAAKVAQGLGYTQVRALEQGTTYCLENQIEIKALPGSPIGPTTIENAYLLKDLTTGNTVYYEPHGYHAPELKEMAAIDVVITPLINISLPLVGPIIRGQQTALDLAKLVHPQVMLPTAEAGDVVYEGLLVSLLKVSGNLEDFRSMLARENLSTRVLNPQPGERFEVSLQQRPVSVV; this comes from the coding sequence ATGTATTTCACTTGGCTAGATAGTAATTCTTGGTTACTGGAAATAAGCGGAAAAAATATTCTGATAGACCCTTGGTTAGTGGGTGCATTAACCTTTGGGAATCTGAATTGGTTATTTAAAGGGGAAAGACGAAACCCGCGACCCATTCCGCAAAAGATTGACTTAATTTTATTATCTCAGGGATTAGAAGATCATGCCCATCCTGAAACCTTAAAACAATTGAATAAAAATATCCCCGTTGTGGGTTCTCCCAATGCGGCAAAAGTTGCTCAAGGGTTAGGATATACTCAAGTTCGAGCTTTGGAACAGGGAACAACCTATTGTTTAGAAAACCAGATTGAAATTAAAGCACTTCCCGGTTCTCCCATTGGCCCAACAACTATCGAAAACGCCTATCTTTTAAAAGACTTAACAACCGGAAATACTGTTTATTATGAACCTCATGGATATCATGCTCCTGAGTTAAAAGAAATGGCTGCTATTGATGTTGTCATTACCCCCTTAATTAATATTAGTTTACCCTTAGTGGGGCCAATTATTCGCGGACAACAAACGGCGTTAGACTTAGCAAAATTAGTTCATCCCCAGGTGATGTTACCCACCGCCGAAGCCGGGGATGTGGTTTATGAAGGGTTGTTAGTTTCTCTATTAAAAGTGAGTGGAAATCTTGAGGATTTTCGCTCAATGTTAGCTAGAGAAAATCTATCCACACGGGTACTAAATCCCCAACCGGGAGAACGATTTGAAGTGTCCTTACAACAGCGTCCTGTAAGTGTGGTTTAA
- the hpsN gene encoding hormogonium polysaccharide biosynthesis glycosyltransferase HpsN has product MNLPLISVIIPTYNREQVLRETLTEVLQQTYPHFEVLVVDQTPTHEPETQTYLEQLTQAGKIQWYRLDWASLPGARNYAVRRSQGDILLFIDDDVQLPEGFLLAHARNYIPGETSAPEKIGAVAGRVFDRMKLSDSGGKLTIENLPPEAQDPGIAWYHLDLVHTIKPQQVISVRGCNMSFRREIFDQFGLTFDERFKGSAVREESDFCLRIRPTGYVIWYDPEAYLIHLGEEAGGCHDMSTRSVQYQITFYHNHFFMGLKNLTPGQCFRFFAKLFDCHVLGHPPCNKSGSPLKIITRFCFYKLGLLKALGTWITSLWDQGQIYTQKDHS; this is encoded by the coding sequence ATGAATTTACCGTTAATTTCGGTCATCATTCCTACCTACAACCGGGAACAAGTATTAAGAGAAACCTTAACTGAAGTATTACAACAAACCTATCCACATTTTGAAGTTTTAGTGGTAGATCAAACCCCAACCCATGAACCCGAAACCCAAACCTATTTAGAACAATTAACCCAAGCCGGAAAAATTCAATGGTATCGTTTAGATTGGGCAAGTTTACCCGGTGCTAGAAATTATGCAGTACGGCGTTCTCAAGGAGATATTCTCTTATTTATTGATGATGATGTTCAACTTCCTGAAGGATTTTTACTCGCCCATGCTCGTAATTATATCCCAGGAGAAACCTCTGCACCCGAAAAGATTGGGGCTGTTGCTGGACGAGTTTTTGATCGAATGAAATTAAGTGATTCAGGCGGAAAATTAACCATTGAAAATTTACCTCCTGAAGCTCAAGATCCCGGTATTGCTTGGTATCATCTGGATTTAGTTCATACCATTAAACCCCAACAAGTGATTTCTGTAAGGGGATGTAATATGTCTTTTCGGCGAGAAATTTTTGATCAATTTGGTTTAACCTTTGATGAACGATTTAAAGGCAGTGCCGTGCGAGAAGAATCGGATTTTTGTTTAAGAATCAGACCAACAGGTTATGTAATTTGGTACGATCCCGAAGCCTATTTAATTCATTTAGGAGAAGAAGCCGGAGGCTGCCATGATATGAGTACCCGTTCTGTACAATATCAGATTACTTTTTATCATAATCACTTTTTTATGGGATTAAAAAATCTAACTCCGGGTCAATGTTTTCGCTTCTTTGCTAAATTGTTTGACTGTCATGTTTTAGGACATCCCCCCTGTAATAAAAGTGGCTCCCCTCTCAAAATTATTACTCGTTTTTGTTTCTATAAATTAGGCTTATTAAAAGCTTTAGGAACCTGGATTACATCCCTCTGGGATCAAGGACAAATTTACACTCAAAAAGACCATTCCTAG
- a CDS encoding MogA/MoaB family molybdenum cofactor biosynthesis protein, which translates to MSSTVPHPTSSEFLVNCAVITVSDTRSLETDKSGQLIHQFLQNAGYPILDYQIIKDEPAEITAILKKLCQIPQLDACILNGGTGISPRDTTYDAIEKLLEKTLPGFGEIFRTLSYAEIGSRAIASRAVAGVCQGKLVFSVPGSSNAVKLAMEQLIIPELAHLVKVLRS; encoded by the coding sequence ATGAGTTCAACGGTTCCTCATCCCACTTCTTCAGAATTTCTAGTGAATTGTGCTGTAATTACGGTGAGTGATACTCGCAGCCTAGAAACAGATAAAAGTGGTCAATTGATTCACCAGTTTTTACAGAATGCCGGTTATCCAATTCTCGATTATCAAATTATTAAAGATGAACCTGCGGAAATTACAGCAATATTGAAAAAGCTCTGTCAAATTCCTCAACTCGATGCTTGTATTTTGAATGGCGGGACGGGAATTTCTCCGCGAGATACCACCTATGATGCGATAGAGAAATTATTAGAAAAAACTTTACCCGGATTTGGGGAAATTTTTAGAACTTTGAGTTATGCTGAAATTGGGTCAAGAGCGATCGCTTCCCGTGCTGTTGCTGGAGTTTGTCAAGGAAAATTAGTCTTTTCTGTTCCGGGATCTTCTAATGCCGTAAAATTAGCAATGGAACAACTAATTATACCCGAATTAGCTCACTTAGTTAAAGTATTACGTTCATAG
- a CDS encoding glucokinase, with translation MTLLLAGDIGGTKTILRLVNATITVEAPQMQERLKTLYESRYLSGDYPDLVPIVQLFLQAASEQLGYIPQPETACFAIAGPVVNQTAKLTNLPWRLDSLRLAAELAIASVTLINDFEAIGYGVTGLPETDVLTLQKGQPQAGSPIGVIGAGTGLGECFVTPLSNGIKVYPCEGGHTDFAPRSELEFQLMKYLLAKHNIDRVSVERVVSGPGIVSIYQFLRDRNLAKESPEIAQVVKEWEHQIGLAEVTVDPAAVISQAALEKQDHLSQQTMQLFVEAYGAEAGNLALKLLPYNGLYIAGGIAPKILPLLETPEFMQAFSNKGRMKPILAKVPVYVVLNPQVGLVGAAVCAAIL, from the coding sequence ATGACATTATTATTAGCCGGAGATATTGGTGGTACAAAAACGATTTTGCGCTTAGTGAATGCCACTATTACAGTTGAAGCCCCCCAAATGCAAGAACGATTAAAAACTCTCTATGAGTCTCGATATTTGAGTGGGGATTATCCTGATTTAGTCCCGATTGTGCAGTTATTTTTGCAAGCAGCAAGTGAACAACTGGGGTATATTCCCCAACCGGAAACAGCTTGTTTTGCCATTGCGGGGCCAGTGGTAAATCAAACTGCGAAATTAACGAATTTGCCTTGGCGCTTAGATAGCCTACGTTTAGCAGCAGAATTAGCCATTGCTTCTGTAACTTTAATTAATGATTTTGAAGCCATTGGTTACGGGGTGACGGGTTTACCGGAAACTGATGTTTTAACCTTACAAAAAGGACAGCCTCAAGCTGGTTCTCCTATTGGGGTAATTGGTGCAGGGACGGGGTTAGGAGAATGTTTTGTTACACCTTTAAGCAATGGAATTAAGGTGTATCCCTGTGAGGGAGGTCATACGGATTTTGCTCCCCGTTCTGAATTAGAATTTCAGTTAATGAAATATTTGTTAGCGAAACATAATATTGATCGAGTGTCTGTTGAGCGGGTGGTTTCTGGGCCGGGAATTGTGTCAATTTATCAATTTTTACGCGATCGCAATCTAGCAAAAGAGTCTCCAGAAATTGCCCAAGTTGTTAAAGAGTGGGAGCATCAAATCGGGTTAGCAGAAGTTACGGTAGATCCCGCCGCCGTGATTTCTCAAGCCGCTTTAGAAAAACAGGATCATCTTTCACAACAAACGATGCAGCTTTTTGTTGAAGCTTATGGAGCAGAAGCCGGAAATTTAGCGTTAAAACTATTACCTTATAACGGGTTATATATTGCGGGAGGAATTGCGCCTAAAATTTTACCTTTATTAGAAACTCCTGAATTTATGCAGGCTTTTTCTAATAAAGGCAGAATGAAACCCATCTTAGCAAAAGTTCCCGTTTATGTCGTCTTAAATCCCCAAGTTGGGTTAGTTGGGGCGGCGGTTTGTGCTGCAATTCTTTAA
- a CDS encoding tetratricopeptide repeat protein, with protein MAKIRPFCLTLILLLSIFLVPWGNSTPLGAENQSLSSDLDAMLGQAFTATQAGEFAQAETYWTEILDQYPENPAMWSNRGNVRISQNKLNQGISDYNQSIELAPNFPDSYLNRGVAYEGLGEWKKAIADYNKVLEINPNDAVAYNNRGNAEAGLGKWEAALLDYQTASDLDKNYSFARANYALTLYQVGRQEESIKTMKNLVRKYPNFADMRAALTACLWDSGKPGEAESNWVAVVGLDARYKNIDWVKTVRRWPPKVVIALNHFLTLK; from the coding sequence ATGGCTAAGATTCGTCCATTTTGTCTGACTTTGATCCTCTTGTTGAGTATTTTCCTAGTCCCTTGGGGAAATTCCACCCCTCTGGGGGCTGAAAATCAATCCCTATCTTCCGATTTAGATGCTATGCTTGGGCAAGCGTTTACAGCCACTCAAGCGGGTGAATTTGCTCAAGCAGAAACTTATTGGACTGAAATTCTCGATCAATATCCAGAAAATCCGGCGATGTGGAGTAACCGAGGTAATGTTAGAATTAGTCAAAATAAACTCAATCAAGGAATTTCAGATTATAATCAATCGATAGAATTAGCTCCTAATTTTCCTGATTCCTATTTAAACCGAGGGGTGGCTTATGAAGGTTTAGGAGAGTGGAAAAAAGCGATCGCAGATTATAATAAAGTCTTAGAAATTAATCCCAATGATGCTGTAGCTTATAATAATCGAGGTAATGCTGAAGCGGGATTAGGAAAATGGGAAGCTGCTCTTTTAGATTATCAAACCGCCAGTGATTTAGATAAAAATTATTCCTTTGCTCGTGCCAATTATGCCTTAACATTATATCAAGTTGGACGACAGGAAGAATCGATTAAAACCATGAAAAATCTAGTGCGTAAATATCCCAACTTTGCCGATATGCGAGCCGCGTTAACTGCTTGTTTATGGGATAGCGGAAAACCTGGAGAAGCGGAAAGCAATTGGGTCGCTGTGGTTGGACTTGATGCTAGATATAAAAATATTGATTGGGTGAAAACTGTTAGACGCTGGCCGCCCAAAGTTGTTATTGCCTTAAATCATTTTCTGACATTAAAATAA
- a CDS encoding helix-hairpin-helix domain-containing protein, which yields MRLQRQFNGQIITLDTRTPLGSGGEGRIYGILEDANLVAKIYHKPTDEDADKLTVMYNYPPATAMVSPGLTAIAWPLDLLHTTDHKRQILGYLMPRVKKATPIHIFYTPKSRREQKPLFNYLYLHRTARNLVASFADLHSSGYVIGDVNESNILVSDTALVTLVDTDSFQVRDPDTGFIYRCPVGKAEFTPPELQGQAFRELNRTPEQDRFGLAVLIFLLLMEGTHPFSGVYQGSGDPPAIESRVRAGHFVYGTRQVPYQPMPYAPPFELLYPKLQQLFIQCFETAYNNPQVRPDAKTWLMGLKEAEANLITCSQQPEHRYGNHLSRCPWCDRAEKLGGRDPFPSRLAVTQKQHLQPLKRKRKRVLNNKPASVNQRSLFTPVNRSISATPRVKNSLVLPQTSNLHLQTLFGNLFEGVVLGGLWGTSVLSAIIALIFAFVQGKEAILGGLIVGAMWGSFLGVVISVYLPPPGGIHRGIALILGGWSGIFVAAVIAGFIFGVVEQEPLIGQTLIWGGLMGMIWGAIWHLFKPPLSLPHIGRLWGRRGAFVGGVWGSYLGTLGGMGLGILAVGWQQFEQIKLNVNSTLSFSEIALRIIATTIVAAGVGTLGGIVAGGLFGTVGGAPSLPLSLHLSGRRGAFLGAIWGNFLGAISGAGLGVLGATTFANVLDSSSTTGATPLLMGAIIVSAGIGSIWGLISGLIWGAFGKL from the coding sequence ATGCGGCTGCAACGCCAGTTTAACGGACAAATCATTACTCTCGATACCCGCACCCCTCTAGGGAGTGGGGGGGAAGGACGCATCTATGGCATTTTAGAAGATGCGAATTTAGTTGCCAAAATCTACCATAAACCCACCGACGAGGACGCCGATAAACTCACCGTCATGTATAACTATCCCCCTGCAACGGCGATGGTTTCCCCAGGACTGACGGCCATCGCTTGGCCCCTTGACCTACTGCATACCACCGATCATAAACGGCAAATTCTGGGTTATTTAATGCCGCGTGTCAAGAAAGCCACCCCCATTCATATTTTTTATACTCCTAAAAGTCGCCGCGAACAAAAGCCTTTATTTAATTATTTATATCTCCATCGCACCGCTCGTAATTTAGTTGCATCCTTTGCCGATTTACATAGTAGTGGATATGTGATTGGAGATGTTAACGAATCTAATATTTTAGTGAGCGATACCGCCTTAGTCACCCTCGTTGATACCGACTCTTTCCAAGTGCGAGATCCCGATACCGGGTTTATTTATCGTTGTCCCGTCGGTAAAGCCGAATTTACCCCCCCAGAACTCCAAGGACAAGCCTTTCGGGAGTTAAACCGCACCCCAGAACAGGATCGGTTTGGACTGGCGGTGTTAATCTTTCTGCTGCTGATGGAAGGAACACACCCGTTTTCCGGGGTCTATCAAGGGAGTGGCGACCCTCCAGCCATTGAGTCTAGGGTCAGGGCGGGTCATTTCGTTTATGGGACAAGACAGGTTCCCTATCAACCGATGCCCTATGCTCCCCCGTTTGAATTATTATACCCAAAATTACAACAATTATTTATTCAATGTTTTGAGACAGCTTATAATAATCCCCAAGTTAGACCCGATGCGAAAACTTGGTTAATGGGATTGAAAGAAGCTGAAGCCAATTTAATCACCTGTAGTCAACAACCTGAACATCGTTATGGCAATCATTTAAGCCGTTGTCCTTGGTGCGATCGCGCCGAAAAATTAGGAGGGCGAGATCCCTTTCCTTCCCGTCTAGCCGTTACCCAAAAACAACATTTACAACCCCTCAAACGTAAACGTAAACGAGTTTTAAATAATAAACCTGCCTCTGTTAATCAACGGTCTTTATTTACTCCAGTAAATCGTTCTATTTCTGCCACTCCCAGGGTTAAAAATTCCCTGGTTTTGCCCCAAACTTCTAACTTGCACCTGCAAACTTTATTCGGGAATTTATTTGAAGGTGTGGTCTTAGGAGGACTGTGGGGAACGTCGGTTTTATCAGCAATTATTGCCTTAATTTTTGCCTTTGTGCAAGGCAAAGAAGCGATTCTAGGCGGGTTAATTGTGGGGGCAATGTGGGGCAGTTTTTTGGGGGTCGTAATTAGTGTGTATCTCCCTCCACCAGGGGGGATACACCGAGGAATTGCCTTAATTTTAGGGGGCTGGTCAGGGATTTTTGTAGCGGCGGTAATTGCCGGGTTTATCTTTGGAGTAGTAGAACAGGAACCCCTGATTGGTCAAACCTTAATTTGGGGGGGGTTAATGGGAATGATTTGGGGGGCAATTTGGCATTTATTTAAACCGCCCTTATCCCTTCCCCATATTGGGCGGTTGTGGGGCAGACGAGGCGCCTTTGTGGGAGGAGTTTGGGGCTCATATTTAGGAACTTTAGGGGGAATGGGATTAGGAATTTTAGCCGTTGGCTGGCAGCAATTTGAACAAATCAAACTCAATGTTAATTCAACATTATCTTTCTCGGAAATTGCCCTGAGAATCATTGCTACTACTATTGTGGCGGCGGGTGTTGGAACCCTTGGAGGAATCGTTGCTGGCGGGTTATTTGGAACCGTTGGAGGTGCCCCTAGTTTACCTTTATCTCTGCATTTATCCGGGCGACGGGGAGCATTTTTAGGCGCAATTTGGGGTAATTTTTTAGGAGCAATTTCAGGGGCAGGTTTAGGGGTTTTAGGCGCCACAACTTTTGCTAATGTTTTAGATAGTTCTTCGACAACAGGCGCAACTCCTCTATTAATGGGTGCAATTATTGTATCGGCTGGAATTGGCAGTATTTGGGGGCTAATTTCCGGTTTAATTTGGGGGGCTTTTGGCAAACTCTAA
- the hpsL gene encoding hormogonium polysaccharide biosynthesis protein HpsL, whose protein sequence is MATQVKKKKNIKKSKKNKGKSQPTLSKKEIKQRKKEIEKAIKKFISASSGIIAVSVIVGVVLFFVAEPKLAIAGGGGILVLTMSYLYPIAALWGFLIYLPFNGTVTYWIGGGSPIFQLAKDGFYIPALVALYQQWKSKNKPLIVPKSLKQPLMVLLAVCGLTLILVNGLQQLKPEPGDKPILVGILGLKAFLGYFPLITCSYYQIKGKKELLWLTRLTVILAIICCVLGVMQYQFLVSGRCKGTDHLIGGDLFKATIEAKCLVGGSLVFSPSQNMIRLPGTFVAPWQWAWFLISNAFFTFATAFSDPSPLWRMVGLGGMAIVFLNAVISGQRIALALVPVVTIILLILTGQVANLKRFIPMALGLGLLLGVAAIANPQFLQERVDSFVGRWNASPPTDFISEQFGQTSEGQKGILGKGVGRATNASRAFGKTALIETYYPKMLYEIGPLGVAAFLYLVTTMTVVGFKSYRSIKDKNLRSFGASFWVFVLVISYNTYYYPLDVDPVTVYYWYFAGVLFKLPEIDREERKKLRDAGELEAEI, encoded by the coding sequence ATGGCTACCCAGGTAAAAAAAAAGAAAAACATTAAAAAATCAAAAAAAAACAAAGGGAAATCCCAACCGACTTTAAGTAAAAAAGAAATTAAACAACGGAAGAAAGAAATTGAGAAAGCAATTAAGAAATTTATCTCGGCTTCCTCTGGAATTATTGCGGTTTCTGTGATTGTGGGGGTTGTGTTATTTTTTGTAGCAGAACCCAAATTAGCGATCGCAGGTGGGGGAGGAATTCTAGTCTTAACAATGTCCTATCTTTACCCGATTGCAGCCCTTTGGGGATTTCTAATTTATTTACCCTTTAATGGTACTGTCACCTATTGGATTGGGGGAGGGAGCCCGATCTTTCAATTAGCAAAAGATGGGTTTTATATTCCGGCATTGGTAGCGTTATATCAACAATGGAAAAGCAAAAATAAACCTCTAATTGTCCCCAAATCGTTAAAACAACCTCTAATGGTTCTCTTGGCAGTTTGTGGCTTAACCCTAATCTTAGTAAATGGCTTACAACAACTCAAACCCGAACCCGGAGATAAGCCGATTTTGGTAGGAATTCTGGGATTAAAAGCTTTTCTTGGCTATTTCCCTTTAATCACCTGTTCCTATTATCAAATCAAAGGAAAAAAAGAACTATTATGGTTAACTCGCCTCACCGTTATTTTAGCCATTATTTGTTGTGTTTTAGGAGTTATGCAATATCAATTTCTAGTTTCCGGTCGCTGTAAAGGGACAGATCATTTAATCGGAGGTGATTTATTTAAAGCCACCATTGAAGCCAAATGTTTAGTGGGTGGTTCTTTAGTCTTTAGTCCCTCCCAAAATATGATTCGTTTACCCGGAACCTTTGTAGCACCTTGGCAGTGGGCTTGGTTTTTAATTTCTAACGCCTTTTTTACCTTTGCAACTGCTTTTAGTGATCCTTCTCCCCTCTGGCGAATGGTCGGTTTAGGAGGAATGGCAATTGTATTTTTAAATGCGGTAATTTCTGGGCAAAGAATTGCTTTAGCTTTAGTGCCTGTTGTCACAATTATTCTATTAATTTTAACAGGTCAAGTTGCTAATTTAAAACGGTTTATTCCCATGGCTTTAGGATTAGGTCTTCTCTTAGGAGTCGCCGCCATTGCCAACCCTCAATTTTTGCAAGAACGAGTTGATAGTTTTGTAGGTCGTTGGAACGCCTCACCGCCAACAGACTTTATTTCAGAACAGTTTGGACAAACCAGTGAAGGACAAAAAGGCATTCTGGGTAAAGGTGTAGGACGGGCAACAAACGCTTCTCGCGCCTTTGGGAAAACAGCTTTAATTGAAACCTATTACCCTAAAATGCTCTATGAAATTGGGCCGTTAGGGGTGGCTGCCTTTCTCTATCTTGTGACAACCATGACGGTTGTTGGCTTTAAATCCTATCGTTCCATCAAAGATAAAAATTTACGCAGTTTTGGTGCTTCCTTTTGGGTATTTGTGTTAGTAATTAGTTATAATACTTATTACTACCCTCTGGATGTTGATCCCGTTACAGTTTATTATTGGTATTTTGCGGGTGTACTCTTTAAATTACCCGAAATTGATCGGGAAGAACGAAAAAAACTTAGAGACGCAGGTGAACTAGAAGCCGAGATCTAA